The Solanum pennellii chromosome 4, SPENNV200 genomic interval aggataACTCAATACACAAAGCATTTCAGGTTAACAGAACTCGAGAAAGAACCGCATCCcgaggaaaaaaaagaagaaagaaagaaccaTAATAAAACACTAGTAATTATCCAAGTAGTGATATATGGATATGCCTTGTGAAAGTTCTTTCCATAGTAACTCATCTACATttttactattactattactattactgtGTGCTTTGACACTTGAACATTCAATTGTTATGCCACCACTAGACATTTTTTGTGGTGTTTTACCAGTAAGTTGTTGAACAATATTCCTAAACTCAGTTGCATTTTTTGCATTTACCATCACAGGACTATCTATATACTTCACTTTTATAGGCTCTCTTCTTTGATTTGGCTCATCCATGAAGTttaaaacacacacacacacacttatgTTTTTGGATATTTGTACTAAAATATTGTGTCTAAGTGCATGCTATTTATACATATAGGATATTGAAGAAATTTCCTAGAAAGATAGAGGAAGGTAATGAACAAACACAAGTAGCTTCTTGTTGTGTGTTTGAATGAAGTATAGTCAAGGGAATTAAGATTGTGACATGACCATGCATGAGGAAacatagttttctttttttttcgttttactTGGTGTCTAGTATCTGTATTGACGTTTTGACTAACTTGAATCAAAGGCGGAGTATCCAAGAGTTTGAAGATGTAAATAGTTGTTTCATATTAGTTGTCCACCTTATTAAATCAAGAAAGCATTTATTATATCTTTCTATATTATATTggaaaatgtacaagtaaaCCCCTTAGACCATGACTGTAATCTTAGAGGCGCACtataactaaactaaggtcatATTACCCCTCagtgtaattttgtgcacctttttggcTCAGTGACATCCAAATATCACGTGCCTCAATTGTGTGGAGTCATGGAGTGTGCCACGTAAGATAAAAGTGtacaaaattaccaaaaaataagttcaagaggtaataggatcttaatttagttaaggtgtgtatTTGAAATTTCGGTCATAATTTAAGGGGATATTTGTGCTTTATTTATTGTTGCaattgattctattttttgaaaGTATTCATATTTGTTTGTAAAATTCTATAAAAGTTTTTTAACGGGTgagtaaataaaattatcttttaatttatgatttttttaagcattatacaaaataaaaaatgattaactAATATGAGACGAAAGGAGTAGATATCAATAGTAAACCCCAAAAGTTAGAGGTGAGGATTCATGTCTAAGCCATATTAAATACACACCCCTAACAATATTTGGTGTGGGGTTCTTCATTCCTTCCACTTCTCCCTCTCTTCCACATCGAATATATGGAGAATGAACAATATAATATGGGGATCAATATCGAAAAATAATACCTCAGATAGATTTTTTCTGatactttctaaaaaaaaatgaatcttgaattaaacTCAGGTTCAAAAACTAGCTCTTATGATTGAGTTAAACccataacttaattttttacaTTGTATCGTAGTCGAACcattttacttcattattttcgatattgaattttttatcttatattgTCCACGCTACAAAAGATATGTGTTGTAGAAGGTATTGAAGTCCCACACCATATGTGGGACAGAAACATGAACTTAAAAAAATTCGAATATAAAAGAACTGAAGTGACATTAAGATTAACAAAAGGTCTTAGATCAATATAAACTCGCGACTTCTCATTCAAATTCACatcacataaaatttattaacgGAGAAAACAATTCTTACTAAAAGTTTTTCATATGTAGGGCTTGGACTAGAAAAGAATCCTACCTATAGGGGCGGATCCATAAATTCACAAGAGTTTATgtgaatttatatttatttttttctaaattttatgtatgtattaaaaattaaatttactaaatattcatataaatttaaCTCCAACCTAAAACTCTTATTTTAGCTTAACTTTATCCAAATATCTTACTCaaagttttaataatataaaaagaccAAATATTTCAAGTCTCACATATATGGGACAActcaacatgattttttttttaaaaaaataaaataaaataaataaaccttGGTCAAAAAGTAGGTGTATTATATTAGCCTTTTAAATTGTCGTTGaagatataattaaataaataaaaataatctttctAATCAATTAGGATGTAGTTAGAGTATGTCACTATGGTCTATGGGACATGGATTCTtcgaattcaataattttaattttaattttattcgttttaaaaaatctattgaatatataataaaattaagtgattaagatttaaaaattcaaaatttcagattttggcTCTGGCTAACTTTTATACTAATCAATGTAGCACATCCTTCAACAAATCGTGACCCTAGGATAAAAGTTCAATCACAGGTAAAATTTATTCGCACCGAGTATTTATATCAAGTCAATACATGTAtgtcatgtgtttaaatttataattaattttactttattaaatcacGTTATAAAGGAAATTGCATTGATTTGGTGTAAACACTCGATACGGATAAGTTTTTTTCCCGTTTGATCACCCATTTACGtgaatataatatttgactGTGTATCGATTATTTTATTACGATATTAACTTGAGATTATTATAAAAACGAAAAGGGTTaaataaaatctttaaattattcaaaatagcCCATATTTACCCTTAAATTGTATTTCGACTCGTATCTACCCTTTCCGTCAAACTATTGAATCAAAAGTATCCTTCTTATTAACAAAAGGTACAGTTTCATATTGAAACAACATGAGGCGTAATTGGATACCTTTGTTTTTTCTAGAGTTGTAAGCTTTGGAGATGACAAATCTACTCATCTATTACGAAAAACGGGTGAAATCGTATTGAGGGGAAAATTTGATATTAGAAAGAAATTTTTAGTCTACGTGGCAGTGAAAATAACTTTCGTTAATAAGAAAAGTAGTTTTGATTCAATAGTTTGACGGAAAGAATAgatttgagccgaaatatagtttaagaacAAATATAAGCTATTTCCGATAATTTAAAGATGTTTTTGAGTCTTTTTTCCATTATAAAATTCACAAATTCCAAATCTAATATcttcttttcattaaaattttatttcagaTCTTTATTTACGTTGAATCGCCGCGATCTCGACCTCGATAAACATGCACGTGGTAGATAAGGAATATTGTCAATACATATTTTGGtaattaatatgcaaaaatatataatccACACATTTGctaatatcttattttttattatgactTTTAGTGCATGCTGGAGAAAAAAATTCCACAGCCTCCAAAAAATATGTGGTTTACATGTCAATTCAACAGTCCATAAATTTGACTGCCTGCcccttatatatttatataaaaagttgGAGAATTTATTTAGGAAAGTAGTAGGAAGTAGCTtgcaaaaatctaaaaatttgtATCGACGATCATAgtcgaatttaaaatttataaaatttttatcgGAGTTTCAAGTTAATAACcaattttataatcaaatattttaaatgcttagtaatttttttgatgcatatataatttataacttataaattaGATTCGTTTTGAAATGATGAAAGAGATCTATAATATCAGTATCAAATAAGATGAtggaaaaaagttaaaaattagaATGTATTAAAAAGTGTCTCAATCAAAATTGACCTTTTGTTTGTTAAAGTGAAGtctcattttattctttttataaaaaaaaaggagatgATATTTTTAGCCtcaaattaagatattttttagaGTCATTAGTAAATTAATATGTAAATTTAGTTTGACTATATAAACTTTTACTAATCATTGTTACTCTATTATAGCTCATttgaaactattattatatacaataaaaataaaaaacgcAACTTCCTTTCTAAGAAATTAAAAGTTTGAGAATATATTTGTTAAGAAtgaattacaaaataaaagattctttttCATTCAACGCTTAATATCATGATTTTATAACCACACAAATTCCAAGTTTCAAAAGTACCTTTTCTTCATTAAACTCCGAGTTCAATCAAACACGCGACAGAATCAGATATGTTACATGCCATGTGGTCCTTCATTTTTTCGATGTAATCAAAGCAACTAAGTAGAGGATCGGAAGATGTGAGAATCGCTGAAGGTGGTTCTATATAAATAGCTCTTACGCTTTTACAGCTCGTATCATATAAATGTCATTTAAAACACTTGAAGACTAAAACTAATTATACAAgctaatcaagaaaaaaaaaatactacctTCTGCATTTCTACAAACCTAGGCTAAAAATAAAGAGGATCAAATTGTACATAGTGTCTACTCTGAATCCTCAGACATGGAGTCATCAGCAGGAAACTTGCGGAAACGATCAAATACTCGCGGGGTATATGACGTTTTtctattatttgaaattattgacCTCTTTCGTTTCGAGGTAAATCCTAGCCCAGAAATCGCCTGAGACAACTCGTCCATACGCTTTTCCTCCCGAGCCCTGCTTCTTTCCTCAGCAAACCTGTAGATGAGGAATAGTAAgtttatgaatgatatgaaaccTTATTTTCGTAATATAAGCAGTGGCGGAGACAGAATCTTTGGGGGTTCGCTATAGATTCTCAGTTATGTCAAGGGAGTTTGATGTTAGATATACAGTGTACTTTTTGGACGAAGGGGTTCATATGAGCCCCTTCTGCCACCCTGGCTCCACCCCTGAATGTGCATCCGGTTACTCGTTCTAAAAGAACTGAACCTTTGCAATGACAGCACAAACACACCTTTTTCCATAACGTAACCCAAGTTCATGTGGTGTAGTCTAATTTTACGCAGAAACCACAAATGAGAAGTAAGGGGGCTTTTATAAATGAAGAACTTATTGAATAATAGCTCATTCTCCGGCCACTGTGTATAGATAGTTACCTTTCTCATTAACACTCACTGTTCAATGTAAAACTACAGAAATATCTTAAACTGAATGTAAAGTAGAAGTCAATAGCATAGGAAGAGGAAAATTAAGGAGGAAAGCAGGCATCATAGCCTTCCGCCATTTTCTCTGTTACTTCCATTGTAAAGACCATcttgtattttttctttattttgtttttttcaatcCCAAAAGTATGAACAACGAGGCAGAAAATATTGTTCATGTAAGTGAAGAATGcaagaaaaatcataaaactGGTGTGATAGCATTCTCTTCCGAGATTTGCATCGCTGGCACATGATCTTGCTAGAAAAGCCGATTCTATAGTAAAACCCAAGTATGACTCACTCTGACTTAATCATACCAAGAGGCAAGAACCATGAAATAATAGGACAGTATTTCATTCATCATCAATcaatattaagttaaataaatacTTACCGTTCACGTATGGTTTTAAATGCTTCTTTAGTTGCATAAGGAAGCCCAGTTTTCGGGTCACGATACCTAAAAATTATCAATGATGAAATCAACAGGTAGTTATTAGTACAATAGACATCCAAGTTAAAACTATTACACAAAAAAAGATGTGGACAAAGAGATGACATTACATCTAGGACACATAACAGGTCATGTACACATACAATCTCTCCTTTTAGGCAATAAAATAAAGGAAGCTTACTGAAACACAGAAATATTATCCAAGTAAACTAAGTATAGAGATCCAATATTGGATTGTGCGTGTGAGAGAGGATGAGAGAGAGTCAGGGTAAGACACGAAACAAGGAAGATATAGTTTGGAAGAGCCAAAATGGAGGTGTGACTCGACCCGTGTCTGTACCAATGTAAGACAGGTAACAGATTGGGAGGAAACAAATGGATCAAGCCAGAACAGGCTACATCACATGTTACTTTTTCCTGGAGACCTTACAGTAATTTTGAAGACTAGAAGACATGTACACTTCGAATATTTTTGGTTAAAAATCGGGGCATTAGTTGGTATACAGAGATTAATTCTAGAGCACTtgtatagaaataatattttattctataTATGCCAAAATCGTAAGAAGGATCTGGGTTATTGCCAAGTTGAAATAGATGCAGAAATATTCATCTGGACTGAAAGGAGGAGAAGCTCTCGAAGCAAAACAAGAATTGAAGGAAAATCGTTGTTATGGGATTTCAACAATATGAAAACAGTGTCTGAGGTTGCAAAGCACAATGACACAGGGAGGATGGTCAGATATCGCATGTAAAATCCAGAGGTTCATAAAGAAGAGATCAGCTATCCACCATCACCTTCTCAAACATTGAGATCCAAGTGTTATGCTGTGTTTGCTGGACTAACTTGTTAAAGAaggacaaaagtcccacattggtggttaatgagatgggtggactccttataaggcttgggaaATCCTCATCCCTTtcagctagcttttggggtgtgagttaagCCCAAATCctaatttcacataatttaatGGACAACATCACAGAGTTGAATACAAGAAATAGTCATCGACAGGACCAGAATCTGCATGAAGAAGAGGACAGTAGAATAAACACTAACACCCTGCACAGATGTTTGAATGGAAGGTTCTCTGACAAACTTCAAAACATCCCAGAAACCAAAGAGATTATATGACGGACAGACACTTACCTGAGGATAAATGAAGTTTAATATGATTTGTTGGAAAGTACGAGGGCTCAATAGCAGACTCGGCGCAAACTTGTCAAATGTTGATGCTGCAATGGAGAGCTGAGACATACGGTCTATTTAGAGACAAAAAGGTATCTTGGGATCCCGGTGGAGTTAGGAAATTGGACTAATAGATGAGCTGAAAACACTTATAAAAGGCTGAAGGAAGAAAAATAGACATTGATTTATCTTTAATAAGAGCATCTGTAAATGCAAATTTCCATTTGCATTCTCTACTTCTCCAAAGAAGGTGAAGTTCCATCAATGGATTTACATGGGTCTTCTTGGAGGTTTACAGCTCTTAAGAAGGAGCCAGAGAAGATACCTGTGGTTTCAACTGGTTGCTACTAGATGTTACTGGGGTGGAGCTTTTGAACTGACAGATAAGAGAAGGGAGGAGTAACCACTAACCAAAGCAGAGCATTCAGTTGCAATGAGATCTCTCTCTCAAAAGAGTAGCTCTGATGGGTACTGCCCTGCTCGGAGGAAGACTTATTGGTTCAAAGGTTCAAGATAACCTCGAGAACTGACAGATTCTTAATTAAACGGAGTTTGAGCTTTTGTATTGAATTTTGTGCACCTGCTTGATGCCTTCTATGGGATGAATCTTATAAGAAAATAGGCTAGAACTACAAGTTTAGCGAGCATGATTGCTAGAGTTCACTAAAAACAATAAGTAAGAGAATGTGGAAAGAGCATGTTACCGTGCAGGCAGCCCAGTAACCACACACACTGCCTTCTGGGGGTCTGTAAATATGAAACCAGTCAATAATCATAAGCTGCCAGTCAATGAACATCTGAAAATACTTTAGCAAATGTGGAATCAGCCATGCCTATGAAGCTGATTGTTAGGGAAATGTAACTGAGAGGAACAGGATATAGCAAACTTGTAATTACATGGAGTGGATGTTGTTGTGATCTGTGAACCAAAAGATGCTCCATTGACAAACTCTAGGTAGGAAGAACCTGCAGGGAAAAAGATACCATTAACATGCATGGTTTGGAATGATGGAAAACAACtaaattttttcacaaaaaaatcaaacaaaaaagaatttcaaatgaAAGCAACTGTAGCATATGAATGTTTAGAGTTAATGGTCAAACACACACCTAAACTATCACCTATTCGCGAGTTTCATACCTCAACTATCTATTGTTCCATTTACCTACCAAAACTATCACTCCCTTTGTATTAAAACACACTTTGATGCTGAGTTGGCCTACACGCGCCTGTTGTCAATTGGGAACAAATATTTGGCGAACTCAATATCAACGTGTGTGTAGATACAAAGGGAGTGATAGTTTTGGTAGTAAAGCGAACAATGGATAGTTGAGGCATGGAACTCGTGAAAAAGTGATTGCTTATGTGTGTTACCATTAACTAAATGTTTTATGATATAGAAAAGAGGGTACAGTTTGAGGGGTCCCAAATCATGGTAAGGAACTTGCCGTTTTTGGATATATATCGTATCTGAGGACCATTGTAAACTGCTTTATGCACAATGGCCTTTTTCTTGACTTCCTCTTCCCTTGCTAGAACCCGCTCCAAATTCCTCAGATTCATGACCTCTGCCAATTTTGTCAAAGATAGGTCACATATCATAGTGAAAAGTGCACAGGTAGCAATTTTATAGAGTAAGGAAATGGACTTAAACCTGTTTGAGCTGCTTCAAGAAGCATCTCTTCTTGAGTCATCTTCTTTTCCTCGccttccttttttctttttataggcTGAAGAATCAGAAGATAGTGAATCAACAGAATTGTggtagaaaataaaaacaaactcTAATTTCAGTAATGCTTTCTGAAATCAAGAAAAACCAGCACATGCACAGGATtacaaactaaataaataaacaagaaTAAAAGGGCTGTGTCCTAAATCCAGAAAATAAAGAAGCCTGCCATGtaagaaattataatttgttatttgtaCTATCACAAATAGCATTATAGTGCAAGCACCCTACCTTTGTTGTTGCCTGCAAGGCTGCACGAATGGCTTCCCTTTCAGCTTGTTTTACAACGACAGCCGTTCTTGTTGATTTCCTAATTGTTCTTTCTGCTTCAGTATCATCATGAGCACCATGATGTTCAGAAGGGGTGGACGGATCTGGagcttcttcattttcttggtGTGCCTTTTCTGTCTTGGTAAGggctttcattttctttttcttctttgcagGCGGTCTTCCTGGATAGGTCAATCGCTTTTTGGTCCGTGTCCTGCCATAGAAAAGAGAAGAATATAAATCTAAGGACTATCCATATGGAGCTAAACGGACACTTCCCATCAACTTGAATGTGTCAAACCTGTCATCGGGTTcattttctccttcttcatcaGGCTCGGGTTCCTGAAATaatattaggaaagtcatttttAACATAGGTCATTCGAGAACAGAATTATCGATAAACATACCCTTCCAAGCTAGAACTGCCAGTACAAGTAACCAATCCATCACTAAAATTTGTGAAATGAAAGGTTCAGTGATGAGAAATGGAACACTTAGAACTTACATCTTCATCAAAGTCACTGTCGAAAACATCCACAGCTTCCCCTTCCTCTTCATATTCAATGTCATTCTCTTCCTGATTTACATCCAACCAAAAGCTCATTAAATTCAATTAGCAATATTTGCCAAACAAGCACAAACCAAATATTTTATGGAAGGTTTGTGGATCTGGATTTCCAAACGAATTAATTCCTGGATGCTTGCGATGAATGTTAATCATGAGAATAAAAGTAATGGNATATTTGCCAAACAAGCACAAACCAAATATTTTATGGAAGATTTGTGGATCTGGATTTCCAAAccaattaaaatatcaaaacttcAGGCCCAATTACAACCATGGATTCGAGATGTCAAGGCCTATGATTTGAGTAAAAGATTTCACTCCAACTACTACTGCTAGGAATAACGGAGGCCGCAGTCATTTTCACTCAAACTAGAGCTGCTGGGATAATGGAGGCtgcattattataattatcattattattttagacCAGTAAAGTAAAGAGGCAGAAGTTATTCCAgggaaaaatatcttttttgatAACCATGGTGTGTGGGCTAGCTTACATACACCTCGACTAGTCTGTCCACCACCAGCAAGTATCATGTACTCTGCCCACCAAAGCTAGGACAGATAGATAGTAAGAAATCACCTAACATTTTTTGTCTCTGCTAAGATTTGAACCTAAGAACACATAGTAGAAACTGTCCTTTGTTATATTCTCCGTAAAAGCACAATTATGTCCATATTTGAGAAACTTCAGCTTTCATCATTTTCTTGGTGTtcctttatcaaaaaataaatatcatttcTTTGTGCTCTATGCTATTTTTGGACTTGCCAGAGAAAGCAAAGAAACGTGAATCTCTAAAAGCCAGTAGCAGTTGCACTTCAATCTGCCTCAATAATCCACATTAAACACGCATCGGATACTAAAGCTTTTGGTTTCTTAGTTCACAAACTTTCCAACTCAGAATCCATTTGGCTGTTTCCTACTAAATAACAAGCTAACAAATTCCTTCTTGTTTTCACTGAACATGCCTATCCAACTCCTAATGATCACTTGAATATTCTCCATTCTATTCTGAAACTTACAGTGGATACCTAGGCACAAAGAGACAGATGAAGGGTGcagaaattgatgaaattttctGAAACTTGAAAGGCTCCTGAATATATGGTTTGGGCCAATTCTTCCCAACTTTATTTGAACTTCTTAAAGCTAAATTAGACATAGTTGTTTCCTATCATTTCCCCTTACCATTCACCAACTGATATAAACTTAACATGGTCAATGCATATTTTTCTCCTGACAACACCCCCCAACTTTGGTCCAAACCctgtatttgtattaaaaacTCATTGAATAAGAACACATTATTAATTTTAGAACCCAAGGCTTAAAAAGACAAGAATCCCAAACCCATAAGTTTCAAACCCCAGCTCCACCTCTGCCCCCAACCCCCTCACGAAGAAACCATCCgagatagaaaaaaaaattgatctttttttccacaaagtttcaaaaaataatcttttcttttataaagTTGCTTCTCCTTGAGCGGAGGGTCTATCAGAAAAAACCTCTCTACTGCATACACTCTACTCTCGTCAGACTCCAATTCTATACAAACATTAAGCTTAAGTTGCTACCTACTAACTACAATTacaataaaacacaaaaatgtAGTGACATTGTTATTGGAAAAAACAACATACATCTTTAAGAGCTTCCTGATTCCAGAAAAGTTCATCCTCTTCTACCTCATCATCCAACAATTTAGTCATCCTGTCAAATAAAAATCCCATTTTTACAacaaataaacttaaattaaacTCAACCCACAAAATTATACACACAACAAACAAACCccaaaccaaaaaaattatgaactgaTTGAAATTGGGTATCTTGATTTACCGTTTGCCTCTAGTAGCACGAGAAGTACGATCGAGAAAAACTGCGTTTCCCTCTTTACTGGTCTCCATATCTGCTGATCAGATTTCAGAATCTTGATTTTGGTTATAAAAAAGTTACAATCTTTTTCAGAGACAATTTGTCGAACAGTTGGTGTTCGTTAAACAATCACAAGTACTAAACTATAGTTAGACCAGAGtggaaaattaataaaagagaactcaattgtgatttttgtttcttatatgTATCCacgagaaaaaaatattgaaaaaaatattgaaaacgCTCTTAAATTTAGTGtgaattatttgtttatatttttaaattattgacgATGTTATAAACACCTATTTATTTGACTAACTAAACCTAAATACACTCCACGTCATGTAACATGAGTGAGACAGAAGGTATATCTATGTTTAATAAACGTAAAGGAATGTTTCTAACGCggttaatattttaaaaatgaaattagtaatttacctttaaaatttaacaatatataAGGTACCTACTTATTTTTCAGTAatgtatgaaataaatttatcggttcaaaatttagatatattaaaaaaaaattacttctcCCTTCGCTTGAATTTAAACCTtctataactaaaataaatatatatattttctgtCCTATAATAGTTGTGTCTTcgttatattaaaaatagtattcaataatatttgcacaattttaaaaatcagaaaataatttatcttttatatttattttatctttgttaTTAGATATGCATTTACTACATAACACATTTCACAAAGcgttaaattaataaaataaaaataataatatactgTTTTTggatcaaaaaatatttaaagattatAATTAGtactttaatattaaataaccctaaaatgtaaaaatattatgttttgggAAGTGAAGGACATGTTTATGAATATTACTATGTAAGCCCAAAGccatggaaaaaataaaaaaaaactttctttaaagtttaaattagaaaagagaaaaaaaaactggATCTAACTCTGTTATCTGAAAGGGGTAAACAAAATTCACCATTGAAGTAGCTTAAAtcccattgaagaagaagaagaagaattaaagAAATGGTAAGGTTCATTTTCTTTGTAATCTTTGACATTGTTgttaaaaatttggaaaattatcTTCCATTTTTGGTTcttgatccaaaaaaaaaaaattgcttcttttttttactgTAAATTGTCAGTTATAGTGGAGTGGAGCTCTTTCCCTAATTGGGAAGTaaaaaagattcaatctttatgagtctatgtatatatacttCAAGCATCTAATTATTTTGTTGCTGCTACTGTTTTGTGTttgttttatatacttatgttttAATTGAGTTGAGTGTTTATCGAAAACAATTCTCTACCTTTATAAGGCTGTGTTATACCCCACCCGGCACCCTCATTAGACTCTGCTCGTGGGATTACATAGGGtgtgttgttgttattgtatatatatatgcatttatACCAAGTGTGTGTAATGGTACTTTTCAATCCCTAAGTTTGATTTGTGTTCTTGTTTATTGTCAATGTGAATATTTGTACTCAAgaataaaagaagaaatgagTAAGGTTTGTTTTCTTTGTACTGCTTGACATTGTTGTTAACAACTTAGAATAATCTCCCATTTCTGGTTCTTAGTTCAGTAGTTAGTTACAATGGAATTCTTTGTCTAATTGGGAAGTTTAAAAAGAGTCAGTTTTGACAAGTCTATGTATGTATAGCAAGTAGTTGCCCATCATCATAGTGTGTGTAATGGTATACGGCTCCCACTTACTTAAATTTGTGTTCTTGAGCATGCTCATCAATGTGCATGTTTGTACTCGAGattaaaagaggaaaaaaattatttttaagtgagtGTCATGGGTTTTAGGGAACGTATGGAAATGTTGCCGCAAATGGGACACATTCAAGGATATTCTGATAAAGATGGAGAGACCGATCCGTTGATGAAATTGCTTAATTGTTGTCTATCTAATAACTCAGAGACAGAGTCAAGGTTTGAAGGGAATGAGTGCAGAACTACAGCCACTACTCTAGTGACATTGGGACCTGAAGTAGAACTTTTTCGCTATATATTTGTACGTAGTTCAGCTGCATTTATCAAAAAGTATATCTCTCCAGCAGCATCAGCTAAAAAAATGTAGATGTGCCTATGTCTGTATGGTCTTTCTCTTAGGTTTGATTAGTGTTTCAACACTGTAGATAGCTGCTATTCTGAGAGTGGGCTTATTCAGTGAAGTCCGATGCATGTTTAGTTGCAGTTCTGCATACCCAACTTAAGGTCTACGATTGGATTGATTAGTTTGGTACACAAACATCTCTGTTACTCGATCCATAGATGAACAAAAAGGAGATAACAAAATATGTAGATGTATTCTGTTAGAAGGATGATGTCCACTCTATGCATAAGAAAAACCTGTGTGTAGTAGTTAATTGTTTGCTATGCAGTCTCCTTTACTCATCTGGCCACGCCGGATAACCTTTTAAGTTCATGAAAACCGACTTTCATTTGCTCCACACTCCATT includes:
- the LOC107016081 gene encoding SWR1 complex subunit 2, with the protein product METSKEGNAVFLDRTSRATRGKRMTKLLDDEVEEDELFWNQEALKDEENDIEYEEEGEAVDVFDSDFDEDEPEPDEEGENEPDDRTRTKKRLTYPGRPPAKKKKKMKALTKTEKAHQENEEAPDPSTPSEHHGAHDDTEAERTIRKSTRTAVVVKQAEREAIRAALQATTKPIKRKKEGEEKKMTQEEMLLEAAQTEVMNLRNLERVLAREEEVKKKAIVHKAVYNGPQIRYISKNGSSYLEFVNGASFGSQITTTSTPYPQKAVCVVTGLPARYRDPKTGLPYATKEAFKTIRERFAEERSRAREEKRMDELSQAISGLGFTSKRKRSIISNNRKTSYTPRVFDRFRKFPADDSMSEDSE